From the Streptomyces griseiscabiei genome, one window contains:
- a CDS encoding DUF4097 family beta strand repeat-containing protein, producing MSTQKMHTAAAGPIELDLSVSNGAINVHVNPKAVHATVTVHTAATEGPVADAVNDTKFTENGNKLTVSVPDDLAGGGFSSTTVQIGGSTFSFNGGIVNTGSMTGVTISDGDVWVGGRQVVAGGRVVAEAGTAVGGGTGTITVDVVLPARSSLAVTTKNAETTVRGDLEAIRFDARNGSLQAAGVKVLEAETHNGSVLVDRVDDELEASTHNGSITVGAYNGRRGSARTHNGDVTISATPASSGRLAARTHNGNIRVRGASHLDLKTSTHNGRVW from the coding sequence TTGAGCACGCAGAAGATGCACACCGCCGCCGCCGGTCCGATCGAGCTGGACCTGTCGGTCTCTAACGGCGCGATCAACGTGCACGTCAACCCGAAGGCCGTCCACGCCACGGTCACGGTGCACACCGCCGCCACCGAGGGCCCGGTCGCCGACGCGGTCAACGACACGAAGTTCACCGAGAACGGCAACAAGCTCACCGTCTCCGTCCCCGACGACCTGGCGGGCGGCGGCTTCTCCAGCACCACGGTCCAGATCGGCGGGAGCACCTTCAGCTTCAACGGCGGGATCGTCAACACCGGCAGCATGACCGGCGTGACGATCAGCGACGGGGACGTCTGGGTCGGCGGCCGCCAGGTCGTGGCCGGCGGCAGGGTCGTTGCCGAGGCGGGCACCGCCGTGGGCGGTGGGACCGGCACGATCACGGTCGACGTCGTCCTGCCCGCTCGGTCCTCGCTGGCCGTGACCACCAAGAACGCTGAGACGACCGTGCGCGGCGACCTCGAGGCGATCCGCTTCGACGCCCGCAACGGCTCTCTGCAGGCAGCGGGCGTCAAGGTCCTGGAGGCCGAGACCCACAACGGTTCCGTCCTGGTCGACCGGGTCGACGACGAGCTGGAGGCGAGCACGCACAACGGCTCCATCACCGTCGGTGCCTACAACGGCCGCCGCGGCTCCGCCCGTACACACAACGGCGATGTGACGATCAGTGCCACCCCGGCCTCCTCCGGCAGGCTCGCCGCCCGCACCCACAACGGCAACATCCGGGTGCGCGGCGCCAGCCACCTGGACCTGAAGACGTCCACGCACAACGGCCGCGTCTGGTAG
- a CDS encoding helix-turn-helix transcriptional regulator has protein sequence MRGASLKPNHRRIARALGRIALNAITAGGVLTASLTTGVWIAHNPEQFNVSGDTLTVYSIAGAILALMAADSILGQLFQPLWDRLEDDDLAADVLEYLADNHAHALAISRAVGTTAGDIFPVLAELEAAGEITSYWAEPSEASKLRRRLYALAPQA, from the coding sequence ATGCGTGGTGCCAGCCTCAAGCCCAACCACCGCCGGATCGCCCGCGCCCTCGGCCGTATCGCCCTCAACGCCATCACGGCGGGCGGCGTGCTCACCGCCTCCCTCACCACCGGCGTGTGGATCGCGCACAACCCCGAGCAGTTCAACGTCAGCGGCGACACGCTCACCGTGTACAGCATCGCCGGCGCGATCCTCGCGCTGATGGCGGCCGACAGCATCCTCGGCCAGCTGTTCCAGCCGCTGTGGGACCGCCTGGAGGACGACGACCTGGCGGCCGACGTCCTCGAGTACCTCGCCGACAACCACGCGCACGCCTTGGCCATCAGCCGCGCCGTCGGCACCACCGCAGGCGACATCTTCCCCGTCCTCGCAGAGCTCGAGGCCGCCGGCGAGATCACCTCCTACTGGGCCGAGCCCTCCGAGGCGTCCAAGCTGCGCCGCCGCCTGTACGCCCTCGCCCCGCAGGCCTGA